One genomic segment of Mytilus trossulus isolate FHL-02 chromosome 4, PNRI_Mtr1.1.1.hap1, whole genome shotgun sequence includes these proteins:
- the LOC134715185 gene encoding 5-hydroxytryptamine receptor 4-like: MSNATTSNISEFCRGVLADVAGPPPFLDQETRYFLTAVLTFFPLLTASGNALVIIAVYTHKRLQTITNAFVVSLSVADLLVAVFVMPFGIYQQYNNKVWQLGKDLCLVTTSLDVMFTTTSIMHLSCLAIDRYLAICRPFLHERISKTIIGLMLAACWITPIFISFLPILFKWNLIGIEDLHDCLFPPNEEVCGFIVNKPFAIICSVIAFYIPAICLILSNIKIFQVARKQAQHIHSLEAHLHKHKKGKLKRETKAAKTITIIMGCFCVCWFPFFIMNIVDPLIGYKLPYALFTTAIWLGYVNSMLNPFLYYNFNRAYKTAFKRLLTFKVCQGVREYNDDIFNTHDNSDVHLQPNNSSLNNHDPHSPITEMSNFSAGSTYE; encoded by the coding sequence ATGTCTAACGCGACAACATCTAATATTAGTGAGTTCTGTAGAGGAGTACTCGCAGATGTTGCCGGTCCTCCACCATTTCTGGATCAAGAAACAAGGTATTTCTTGACGGCAGTATTGACATTTTTCCCACTTTTGACAGCTAGTGGTAACGCTTTAGTAATAATAGCGGTATACACACATAAACGTCTTCAGACAATAACTAATGCATTCGTTGTGTCCCTATCGGTTGCTGATTTATTGGTGGCCGTGTTTGTAATGCCATTTGGAATATATCAACAGTATAACAATAAAGTGTGGCAGCTAGGAAAAGATTTATGTCTAGTGACTACAAGTCTTGATGTTATGTTCACGACGACATCCATCATGCATCTTTCATGTTTAGCGATAGACCGGTACTTGGCTATATGTCGGCCATTTTTACATGAACGAATAAGCAAGACCATCATTGGATTAATGTTAGCTGCTTGTTGGATAACGcctattttcatatcatttcttcctattttgtttaaatggaaTCTCATTGGAATCGAAGATCTGCATGATTGCCTTTTTCCGCCAAATGAAGAAGTATGTGGATTTATAGTAAACAAACCATTTGCGATAATTTGCTCAGTTATAGCTTTTTACATTCCTGCTATATGTCTAATTCTAAGCAATATAAAGATATTTCAAGTCGCTAGAAAACAAGCGCAACATATCCATAGTTTAGAAGCTCAtttacataaacataaaaaaggtaAACTAAAGCGAGAAACGAAAGCCGCCAAGACAATCACTATTATTATGGGTTGCTTTTGTGTCTGCTGGTTTCCATTTTTCATAATGAATATTGTAGATCCTTTGATCGGATATAAGCTTCCGTATGCACTTTTTACAACAGCAATTTGGCTGGGATATGTTAATTCAATGCTTAATCCGTTCCTTTACTACAACTTTAATAGAGCATACAAAACAGCATTCAAACGTTTACTGACATTTAAAGTATGCCAAGGAGTTCGAGAGTATAATGATGACATATTCAACACGCATGACAATTCCGATGTCCATTTACAACCGAATAATTCTTCATTGAACAACCATGACCCGCATAGTCCTATTACAGAAATGTCTAACTTCAGTGCCGGAAGTACTTATGAATAA